The proteins below come from a single Microbacterium sp. BK668 genomic window:
- a CDS encoding ABC transporter ATP-binding protein, with translation MKLELRGITKRFGSLVANDHIDLVVEPGEIHCLLGENGAGKSTLMNVLYGLYAADEGLILLDDHVQNFHGPGDAMRAGIGMVHQHFMLIPVFTVAENVMLGNESTRAGGLLDLDAARERVREISARFGFHVDPDALVEDLPVGVQQRVEIIKALSRDAKVLVFDEPTAVLTPQETDELMEIMRQLKASGASIVFITHKLREVREVADRITVIRLGKVVGEASPTASNAELASLMVGRAVELTVHKHPPRVNEHRLEVNNLSVLDPLGHVVVNDVSFDVRGGEVLAIAGVQGNGQTELTEALMGLQPQVRGSAKLDGEELVGRSIRRILDEGVGFVPEDRNEDGLVGAFTIAENLMLDRANSEPFVKAWNVQHKALADFAREKFREFDVRAPGIDTPVGTLSGGNQQKVVLARELSRDLSLLVAAQPTRGVDVGSIEFIHKRIVETRDAGIPVIVVSTELDEVSALADRIMVMYRGRIVGIVPGNTPRDVLGLMMAGEAPAGEGAAA, from the coding sequence ATGAAGCTCGAGCTCCGCGGCATCACCAAGCGGTTCGGCAGTCTCGTCGCCAACGACCACATCGATCTGGTGGTCGAGCCCGGCGAGATCCACTGCCTGCTGGGGGAGAACGGCGCGGGCAAATCCACCCTCATGAACGTCCTGTACGGCCTGTATGCCGCCGACGAGGGCCTCATCCTCCTGGACGACCACGTCCAGAACTTCCATGGACCGGGTGACGCGATGCGCGCCGGCATCGGCATGGTCCACCAGCACTTCATGCTGATCCCGGTGTTCACCGTGGCCGAGAACGTGATGCTCGGCAACGAGTCCACGCGCGCGGGGGGACTGCTCGATCTGGATGCCGCGCGCGAGCGCGTGCGAGAGATCTCGGCGCGCTTCGGCTTCCACGTCGACCCCGACGCGCTCGTCGAGGACCTGCCGGTCGGCGTCCAGCAGCGCGTCGAGATCATCAAGGCCCTCTCCCGAGACGCGAAGGTCCTGGTCTTCGACGAGCCGACCGCGGTGCTCACGCCGCAGGAGACCGACGAGCTGATGGAGATCATGCGCCAGCTCAAGGCGTCCGGCGCATCCATCGTCTTCATCACCCACAAGCTCCGCGAGGTCCGCGAGGTCGCGGACCGCATCACCGTCATCCGCCTGGGCAAGGTCGTCGGAGAGGCCTCGCCGACCGCCTCCAACGCGGAGCTCGCCTCCCTCATGGTCGGGCGCGCGGTCGAGCTCACCGTCCACAAGCATCCGCCCAGGGTGAACGAGCATCGCCTCGAGGTGAACAACCTCAGCGTGCTCGATCCTCTCGGTCACGTCGTCGTGAACGACGTCAGCTTCGACGTGCGCGGGGGCGAGGTCCTTGCGATCGCCGGCGTGCAGGGCAACGGGCAGACCGAGCTGACCGAGGCGCTGATGGGCCTGCAGCCGCAGGTCCGCGGGTCGGCGAAGCTCGACGGTGAGGAGCTGGTCGGCCGCAGCATCCGGCGCATCCTGGACGAGGGGGTCGGATTCGTCCCCGAGGACCGCAACGAGGACGGCCTCGTCGGAGCGTTCACGATCGCCGAGAACCTCATGCTCGATCGCGCCAACAGCGAGCCCTTCGTGAAGGCGTGGAATGTGCAGCACAAGGCTCTCGCCGACTTCGCCCGCGAGAAGTTCCGCGAGTTCGACGTCCGCGCGCCGGGCATCGACACCCCGGTGGGCACCCTCTCCGGCGGGAATCAGCAGAAGGTCGTGCTGGCCCGTGAGCTGAGCCGGGACCTCTCGCTGCTCGTCGCCGCCCAGCCCACGCGCGGCGTCGACGTCGGCTCCATCGAATTCATCCACAAACGCATCGTCGAGACCCGGGATGCCGGCATCCCCGTGATCGTGGTGTCCACCGAGCTCGACGAGGTGTCGGCGCTGGCCGACCGGATCATGGTCATGTACCGCGGCCGCATCGTGGGCATCGTGCCGGGGAACACGCCGCGCGACGTCCTGGGTCTCATGATGGCGGGAGAGGCACCGGCCGGGGAGGGTGCGGCGGCATGA
- a CDS encoding ABC transporter permease — MSTTTSQRREEEAPSKWHTAFLQITQGNAIISVLAIVLALLVGGIMIAVTDEDVQGSAAYFFARPGDTFAAVWDAISGAYAAFFQGAVYNFGAPTFARAIRPLTETLTFATPLIAAGLGVALAFRIGMFNIGGRGQMLMASAAAGWAAWSFDLPWGLHMIVALIAGVAAGALWAGIAGFLKARTGAHEVIVTIMLNYVAVYLILWMLRTPGLLQAPGVNNPTSPASKDTAVLPALLGPQFNLHFGFILVILATVLVWWILNRSSLGFQFRAVGENPAAARVAGINVSNMYLYGMLISGALVGLAGVNQVLGTITSGFTIDIDAGIGFDAITVALLGRSTPWGTFAAGILFGAFKAGGFSMQAAEQIPVEIVTVVQSLIVLFIAAPPLVRAIFFLPSPERDRRRREKAREKELRATVEADAVTEEVRS, encoded by the coding sequence ATGAGCACGACGACTTCGCAGCGGCGGGAGGAGGAAGCCCCCTCCAAGTGGCACACCGCCTTCCTCCAGATCACCCAGGGCAACGCGATCATCTCCGTCCTGGCGATCGTGCTCGCCCTTCTCGTCGGCGGCATCATGATCGCCGTCACCGACGAGGACGTCCAAGGCTCCGCGGCGTACTTCTTCGCCCGTCCCGGCGACACCTTCGCCGCCGTGTGGGATGCCATCTCGGGCGCGTACGCCGCGTTCTTCCAGGGCGCCGTGTACAACTTCGGCGCGCCGACGTTCGCGCGGGCCATCCGGCCCCTCACCGAGACCCTCACCTTCGCGACGCCACTCATCGCGGCCGGTCTGGGTGTCGCGCTGGCGTTCCGGATCGGGATGTTCAACATCGGCGGCCGCGGCCAGATGCTCATGGCATCGGCGGCCGCCGGATGGGCCGCGTGGTCCTTCGACCTGCCGTGGGGCCTCCACATGATCGTCGCGCTGATCGCCGGGGTCGCGGCGGGCGCGCTGTGGGCCGGGATCGCCGGGTTCCTCAAGGCGCGCACGGGCGCGCACGAGGTCATCGTGACGATCATGCTGAACTACGTCGCGGTCTACCTGATCCTGTGGATGCTGCGGACCCCCGGTCTGCTGCAGGCCCCGGGCGTCAACAACCCGACATCGCCGGCTTCCAAGGACACCGCGGTCCTTCCGGCTCTGCTCGGGCCGCAGTTCAACCTGCACTTCGGCTTCATCCTCGTGATCCTGGCGACGGTGCTCGTGTGGTGGATCCTCAACCGGTCGAGCCTGGGCTTCCAGTTCCGCGCCGTCGGCGAGAACCCCGCGGCGGCGCGCGTGGCGGGCATCAACGTCTCGAACATGTACCTGTACGGGATGCTCATCTCGGGAGCCCTGGTGGGCCTCGCGGGCGTCAACCAGGTGCTCGGCACGATCACGTCGGGCTTCACGATCGACATCGACGCCGGGATCGGCTTCGACGCGATCACGGTCGCGCTGCTCGGGCGCTCCACGCCCTGGGGGACATTCGCGGCCGGAATCCTCTTCGGGGCGTTCAAGGCGGGCGGATTCTCGATGCAGGCGGCCGAGCAGATCCCCGTGGAGATCGTCACGGTCGTGCAGTCGCTCATCGTGCTCTTCATCGCCGCCCCGCCGCTCGTGCGCGCCATCTTCTTCCTCCCGTCGCCCGAGCGAGATCGGCGACGGCGCGAGAAGGCGCGCGAGAAGGAGCTGCGCGCGACGGTCGAGGCGGACGCCGTGACCGAGGAGGTCCGGTCGTGA
- a CDS encoding ABC transporter permease yields the protein MPGPEIAERAVIRSWKTPIALGIFAVLYLLLLVLAPRGGQTTFRLSTEADLIQLPALTVPVALTTWVCFIIVVVLAALSAYFVRTWGRSPLWIVIVAILVFVVGFLTWAAAGESITVVGLLAGSIGLAVPLIYGALGGVIGERAGVVNIAIEGQLLAGAFSAAVVASLTGQPILGLIAAMVAGMLVAFVLAAFAIKYLVDQVIVGVVLNVLVIGLTSFLYSQVLQPNSATMNTPPRFSRIPIPLLSEIPIIGPVLFRQTLIVYLMYIAVALVYVGMFHTRWGLRLRAVGEHPQAADTVGIKVNPTRFWNLLLAGAIAGIGGTVYTIGAGIAFNKEMTGGVGFIALAAVIFGQWDPIKATLAALLFGFASSLQNTLSVIGSPVPSEFMLMLPYLVTIFVVAGVVGRSRAPAADGKPYIKG from the coding sequence ATGCCCGGGCCCGAGATCGCCGAGCGCGCGGTCATCCGCAGCTGGAAGACGCCGATCGCCCTCGGGATCTTCGCGGTCCTCTATCTGCTGCTCCTCGTCCTCGCCCCGCGCGGTGGCCAGACGACGTTCCGGCTGTCGACCGAGGCCGACCTCATCCAGCTCCCGGCGCTCACGGTCCCCGTCGCCCTGACGACCTGGGTGTGCTTCATCATCGTCGTGGTGCTCGCCGCGCTGTCGGCGTACTTCGTGCGCACGTGGGGGCGGTCGCCGCTGTGGATCGTCATCGTGGCGATCCTCGTGTTCGTCGTCGGGTTCCTCACCTGGGCGGCGGCCGGCGAGTCGATCACCGTGGTCGGGCTCCTGGCAGGCTCGATCGGACTCGCCGTGCCGCTCATCTACGGCGCACTGGGCGGCGTCATCGGCGAACGGGCCGGAGTCGTCAACATCGCGATCGAGGGGCAGCTGCTGGCCGGCGCGTTCAGCGCGGCGGTCGTGGCATCCCTGACCGGACAGCCGATCCTCGGCCTCATCGCGGCGATGGTCGCCGGCATGCTGGTCGCCTTCGTCCTCGCGGCGTTCGCTATCAAGTACCTCGTCGACCAGGTCATCGTGGGCGTGGTGCTCAACGTCCTGGTCATCGGGCTCACGAGCTTCCTGTACTCGCAGGTCCTCCAGCCCAACAGCGCGACGATGAACACGCCGCCCCGCTTCAGCCGGATCCCCATCCCCCTCCTCAGTGAGATCCCGATCATCGGCCCGGTGCTCTTCCGTCAGACCCTCATCGTGTACCTCATGTACATCGCCGTCGCGCTCGTGTACGTCGGCATGTTCCACACGCGCTGGGGTCTGCGGCTGCGAGCGGTGGGCGAGCACCCGCAGGCGGCTGACACGGTCGGCATCAAGGTCAACCCCACCCGCTTCTGGAACCTCCTCCTCGCGGGAGCCATCGCGGGCATCGGCGGCACGGTGTACACGATCGGCGCCGGGATCGCGTTCAACAAGGAGATGACCGGCGGTGTCGGCTTCATCGCCCTGGCGGCGGTGATCTTCGGTCAGTGGGACCCGATCAAGGCCACCCTCGCGGCGCTGCTCTTCGGCTTCGCCTCGAGCCTGCAGAACACGCTGAGCGTCATCGGCTCGCCCGTGCCCAGTGAGTTCATGCTCATGCTCCCGTACCTCGTGACGATCTTCGTCGTCGCCGGGGTCGTCGGCAGGTCCCGCGCTCCCGCGGCAGATGGCAAACCGTATATCAAGGGGTGA
- a CDS encoding cytidine deaminase, translating into MTDIDWDELRAAATEAMQRAYAPYSRYRVGAAALVSDGRIVQGCNVENASYGVTLCAECGLVSDLHMSGGGQLVAFVCVNNDGETIMPCGRCRQLLYEHALPGMLLETVSGIRTIDEVLPDAFGPRDLEEAAR; encoded by the coding sequence GTGACCGACATCGACTGGGACGAGCTGCGGGCAGCCGCGACCGAGGCGATGCAGCGCGCGTACGCGCCGTATTCCCGCTACCGCGTGGGGGCCGCTGCGCTCGTGTCGGACGGCCGCATCGTCCAGGGGTGCAACGTCGAGAACGCCTCGTACGGCGTGACGCTGTGCGCCGAGTGCGGATTGGTCTCCGATCTGCACATGTCCGGCGGCGGACAGCTCGTCGCCTTCGTGTGCGTGAACAACGACGGCGAGACGATCATGCCGTGCGGCCGCTGCCGCCAGCTGCTCTACGAGCACGCGCTGCCGGGGATGCTGCTCGAGACCGTCTCGGGCATCCGCACGATCGACGAGGTGCTGCCCGACGCGTTCGGACCCCGCGACCTCGAAGAGGCGGCGCGCTGA
- a CDS encoding thymidine phosphorylase, producing MVEAHDAVDVIRAKRDGGEVPEEALRWMVDAYTRGYVMDAQMSAFAMAVLLNGMTRGEIRVMTDAMIASGERMSFAGLGKPTVDKHSTGGVGDKITLPLAPLVAAFGVAVPQLSGRGLGHTGGTLDKLESIQGWTAALSNDELFEQLREVGAVICAAGSGLAPADKKLYALRDVTGTVEAIPLIASSIMSKKIAEGTDSLVLDVKFGSGAFMRDVEKARELARTMVELGTDSGVATTALLTDMNTPLGLAIGNANEVRESVEVLDGGGPADVVELTVALAREMLALAGQPDADVEGALRDGRAMDVWREMIRAQDGDPDAALPEPHETHTVTADADGYLTRLDALPFGIAAWRLGAGRARAEDPVMHAAGIDLHAKPGDRITAGQPLFTLLGHDATRFERALSALDGAWEIGAEAPPATPLVLERITD from the coding sequence ATGGTCGAGGCGCACGACGCCGTCGACGTGATCCGCGCCAAGCGGGACGGGGGAGAGGTTCCCGAGGAGGCGCTGCGCTGGATGGTCGACGCCTACACGCGCGGCTACGTCATGGACGCCCAGATGTCCGCCTTCGCGATGGCGGTGCTCCTCAACGGCATGACGCGCGGCGAGATCCGGGTGATGACCGATGCGATGATCGCCTCGGGCGAGCGCATGAGCTTCGCGGGGCTCGGGAAGCCCACGGTCGACAAGCACTCCACCGGCGGGGTAGGGGACAAGATCACCCTTCCGCTCGCTCCGCTCGTCGCCGCCTTCGGCGTCGCGGTGCCCCAGCTGTCGGGCCGCGGCCTCGGCCACACCGGGGGGACCCTCGACAAGCTCGAGTCGATCCAGGGATGGACGGCCGCCCTGTCCAACGATGAGCTCTTCGAGCAGCTCCGCGAGGTCGGCGCCGTCATCTGCGCCGCCGGCTCGGGGCTCGCCCCCGCCGACAAGAAGCTCTACGCGCTCCGCGACGTCACCGGCACCGTGGAGGCCATCCCACTCATCGCGTCCAGCATCATGTCGAAGAAGATCGCCGAGGGCACGGACTCCCTCGTGCTCGACGTCAAGTTCGGCTCGGGCGCCTTCATGCGCGACGTCGAGAAGGCGCGGGAGCTCGCCCGCACGATGGTCGAACTCGGCACCGACTCGGGCGTCGCGACGACGGCGCTGCTCACCGACATGAACACCCCGCTGGGCCTGGCCATCGGCAACGCCAACGAGGTGCGCGAGTCCGTCGAGGTGCTCGACGGCGGCGGACCCGCCGATGTCGTCGAGCTGACGGTCGCGCTCGCCCGGGAGATGCTGGCGCTCGCCGGTCAGCCGGACGCCGATGTGGAGGGCGCTCTGCGGGACGGGCGGGCCATGGACGTGTGGCGCGAGATGATCCGGGCGCAGGACGGCGATCCGGATGCCGCGCTCCCCGAGCCCCATGAGACCCACACGGTCACGGCGGACGCGGACGGCTACCTCACACGCCTCGACGCGCTGCCGTTCGGCATCGCCGCCTGGCGACTGGGCGCCGGCCGTGCCCGAGCGGAGGATCCGGTCATGCACGCAGCCGGGATCGACCTCCACGCCAAGCCCGGCGATCGGATCACCGCCGGTCAGCCGCTGTTCACCCTGCTCGGGCATGATGCCACGCGGTTTGAGCGCGCGCTGAGTGCCCTGGACGGTGCGTGGGAGATCGGCGCGGAGGCGCCGCCTGCGACGCCCCTCGTGCTCGAGCGCATCACCGACTGA
- a CDS encoding adenosine deaminase, with amino-acid sequence MPIDQHGDAVLQGVSIRSLPKVSLHDHLDGGVRPATIIELADAAGVDVPATDSGELADWFAEKSDSGSLVEYLKTFDLTIGVMQSADGLRRVAREFVEDLAADGVVYGEVRWAPEQHLQGGLSLEEAVEAVQEGIEEGEDAADGAGRDIRVGQLITAMRHTDRSLEIARLAVDFRGRGAVGFDIAGPEDGFPPSSHRAAFDYLASEFFPVTVHAGEAAGLDSIRSALLDGRALRLGHGVRIAEDLEVISRAGEEVLVTFGDLARWVRDREISLELSPSSNLQTGAIERWGTTMEDHPFDLLYQLGFSVTVNVDNRTMSRTSLTRELALLAETFEYDLDDLETFQINAAAGSFLPLEEREELIEIISDGFDV; translated from the coding sequence ATGCCCATCGACCAGCACGGCGACGCCGTCCTCCAGGGCGTCTCGATCCGAAGCCTTCCGAAGGTCTCACTGCACGACCACCTCGACGGGGGCGTGCGACCGGCCACGATCATCGAGCTCGCCGACGCGGCCGGCGTCGACGTGCCGGCGACAGATTCGGGCGAGCTCGCCGACTGGTTCGCCGAGAAGAGCGACTCCGGTTCGCTCGTGGAGTACCTGAAGACGTTCGACCTCACGATCGGCGTCATGCAGAGCGCGGACGGCCTGCGCCGCGTCGCGCGCGAGTTCGTCGAGGACCTCGCCGCCGACGGCGTCGTGTACGGCGAGGTGCGCTGGGCGCCTGAACAGCATCTGCAGGGCGGGCTGTCGCTCGAGGAGGCCGTCGAGGCGGTTCAGGAAGGGATCGAGGAGGGGGAGGATGCCGCGGACGGCGCGGGACGCGACATCCGTGTGGGTCAGCTCATCACCGCGATGCGCCACACCGACCGGTCCCTCGAGATCGCACGCCTCGCCGTCGACTTCCGCGGACGCGGCGCCGTCGGCTTCGACATCGCCGGTCCGGAGGACGGCTTCCCGCCGTCCTCGCACAGGGCCGCCTTCGACTACCTCGCGTCGGAGTTCTTCCCCGTCACGGTGCACGCCGGAGAGGCGGCCGGGCTCGACTCGATCCGCTCGGCGCTGCTCGACGGACGGGCTCTCCGCCTCGGACACGGCGTGCGCATCGCAGAGGACCTCGAGGTGATCTCGCGCGCCGGCGAGGAGGTGCTCGTGACCTTCGGCGACCTCGCGCGCTGGGTCCGCGACCGCGAGATCTCGCTCGAGCTCTCGCCGTCGTCGAACCTGCAGACGGGGGCCATCGAGCGCTGGGGGACGACGATGGAGGACCACCCCTTCGATCTGCTCTACCAGCTCGGCTTCTCGGTCACGGTGAACGTCGACAACCGGACGATGAGCCGCACGTCGCTCACGCGCGAACTCGCGCTGCTCGCCGAGACGTTCGAGTACGACCTCGACGACCTCGAGACCTTCCAGATCAACGCCGCGGCCGGCTCGTTCCTGCCGCTCGAGGAGCGCGAGGAGCTCATCGAGATCATCAGCGACGGCTTCGACGTCTGA
- a CDS encoding alpha/beta hydrolase, which translates to MTDADASPAPSEERPPRRRRGLRILWWVLAGIGALVLAAVLAIVIWSQVGVSQAEPGPLAAVQADDRIVISDEPDGIIMSPADGGSEVGLVFIPGGKIDPWAYVARLSGLVTEENMTVVITKPWLNLAFFDLRPLGSFTTLVPGVEEWMVGGHSLGGVRSCSLATQADALVLFASYCARDLSEWDQPVLSIAGSEDGLSTPEKIDDARHLLPPDAALVEIQGASHSSFGDYGPQAGDGTPTISDEEMTAEITRLVGEVAASLN; encoded by the coding sequence GTGACCGATGCAGACGCCTCGCCCGCGCCGTCCGAAGAGCGACCGCCCCGTCGACGACGGGGGCTCCGGATCCTCTGGTGGGTGCTCGCGGGCATCGGGGCGCTCGTGCTCGCAGCCGTTCTGGCGATCGTGATCTGGAGCCAGGTCGGCGTCTCGCAGGCCGAGCCCGGGCCGCTCGCGGCCGTTCAGGCCGACGACCGGATCGTGATCAGCGATGAGCCCGACGGCATCATCATGAGCCCCGCCGACGGCGGGTCGGAGGTCGGCCTCGTCTTCATCCCCGGCGGCAAGATCGATCCGTGGGCGTACGTCGCCCGGCTCTCCGGCCTCGTGACCGAGGAGAACATGACGGTCGTCATCACGAAGCCCTGGCTGAACCTCGCCTTCTTCGACCTTCGTCCGCTCGGATCGTTCACGACCCTCGTCCCCGGCGTGGAGGAGTGGATGGTGGGTGGGCACTCCCTCGGCGGCGTGCGCTCCTGCAGTCTCGCCACGCAGGCGGATGCGCTCGTGCTCTTCGCGTCGTACTGCGCGAGAGACCTGTCGGAATGGGACCAGCCCGTGCTCAGCATCGCGGGCAGCGAGGACGGACTGTCCACCCCCGAGAAGATCGACGACGCCCGCCACCTCCTTCCCCCCGACGCGGCGCTGGTGGAGATCCAGGGCGCGAGTCATTCGTCGTTCGGCGACTACGGGCCGCAGGCGGGCGACGGCACCCCGACGATCTCCGACGAGGAGATGACCGCCGAGATCACGCGGCTCGTCGGGGAGGTCGCCGCGTCGCTGAACTGA
- a CDS encoding mannitol-1-phosphate 5-dehydrogenase, which produces MKAVHFGAGNIGRGFVGLLLHEGGYDLVFSDVAAPLVDAINDVDEYTVHEVGEGGRDTVVTGFRAINSATHPDEVIEEIAGANVVTTAVGPTILKFVAPHIVAGLALRDPSSPPLQVMACENAINATDVLRGEVRAQAGDAWEAIQGRAVFANTAVDRIVPAQPAGGGVDVTVEPFFEWAIERPPFGDDPPSIPGAHFVDDLAPYIERKLFTVNTGHAATAYFGARAGVETIAQALADDTIAEDVAAALEETSALLAAKHGLDPADLAEYRETILRRFRNDALPDTVWRVGRQPLRKLSRSERFIGPAAEAAERGLPTRALVAAIAAALAFEDAEDEQSVQLQAQLRELDAATFTATVTGLERGHPLFAAVEEVVAARQSELG; this is translated from the coding sequence ATGAAGGCCGTCCACTTCGGCGCCGGCAACATCGGGCGCGGCTTCGTCGGCCTGCTCCTGCATGAAGGCGGGTACGACCTCGTGTTCTCGGACGTCGCGGCGCCCCTCGTCGATGCGATCAACGACGTCGACGAGTACACCGTGCACGAGGTCGGAGAAGGCGGGCGCGACACGGTCGTCACCGGCTTCCGGGCGATCAACAGCGCGACCCACCCCGACGAGGTCATCGAGGAGATCGCCGGCGCCAACGTCGTGACGACCGCGGTCGGGCCGACGATCCTGAAGTTCGTCGCGCCGCACATTGTCGCCGGGCTGGCGCTGCGGGACCCGTCGTCGCCGCCGCTGCAGGTGATGGCGTGCGAGAACGCCATCAACGCGACCGATGTGCTCCGCGGCGAGGTCCGCGCTCAGGCCGGCGACGCGTGGGAGGCGATCCAGGGCCGGGCCGTGTTCGCCAATACGGCGGTCGACCGCATCGTCCCCGCCCAGCCGGCCGGCGGGGGCGTCGACGTGACGGTCGAGCCGTTCTTCGAGTGGGCGATCGAACGGCCGCCGTTCGGAGACGACCCGCCCAGCATCCCGGGAGCGCACTTCGTCGACGACCTCGCGCCGTACATCGAGCGCAAGCTCTTCACCGTCAACACCGGCCATGCCGCGACGGCGTACTTCGGGGCACGGGCCGGCGTGGAGACGATCGCCCAGGCCCTCGCCGACGACACCATCGCGGAGGACGTCGCGGCGGCCCTCGAAGAGACGTCGGCCCTCCTCGCGGCCAAGCACGGGCTGGACCCCGCCGACCTCGCCGAGTACCGCGAGACGATCCTGAGGCGCTTCCGCAACGACGCCCTTCCCGACACGGTCTGGCGGGTGGGCCGGCAGCCGCTGCGCAAGCTCTCGCGCAGCGAGCGGTTCATCGGCCCCGCCGCCGAGGCCGCCGAGCGCGGGCTGCCGACGCGGGCGCTCGTGGCTGCGATCGCAGCGGCACTGGCGTTCGAGGACGCGGAGGACGAGCAGTCCGTGCAGCTGCAGGCGCAGCTGCGGGAGCTGGATGCCGCGACCTTCACCGCCACCGTGACCGGGCTCGAGCGGGGGCACCCCCTCTTCGCCGCGGTCGAGGAGGTCGTGGCGGCCCGGCAGTCCGAGCTCGGCTGA
- a CDS encoding PTS sugar transporter subunit IIA has product MARDVLSIGQVRIHSGRASREDAMKEAADILEAAGAVTSAYFDAMQQREQTVSTYMGNELAIPHGTNETKHTILASGLSVVRYDGGVDWDGEPVTFVIGIAGKGDEHLEILSQIALLFSDEDEVQRLKQAQTPEELYQLLGTVNES; this is encoded by the coding sequence ATGGCACGTGACGTCCTCAGCATCGGCCAGGTGCGGATCCACTCCGGAAGAGCGTCCCGAGAGGACGCGATGAAGGAGGCAGCCGACATCCTCGAGGCGGCAGGCGCCGTGACCAGCGCCTACTTCGACGCGATGCAGCAGCGCGAGCAGACCGTCTCGACCTACATGGGGAACGAACTGGCCATCCCGCACGGCACGAACGAGACCAAGCACACCATCCTGGCGTCGGGTCTGTCGGTCGTCCGCTACGACGGCGGGGTCGACTGGGACGGCGAGCCGGTGACCTTCGTGATCGGGATCGCGGGCAAGGGCGACGAGCACCTCGAGATCCTGTCGCAGATCGCGCTGCTCTTCTCCGACGAGGACGAGGTGCAGCGCCTGAAGCAGGCGCAGACGCCTGAGGAGCTCTACCAGCTGCTCGGCACCGTCAACGAGTCATGA